In Candidatus Thermoplasmatota archaeon, the genomic stretch CCTCGACTACGTCCGCGACAAGATCGAGGGCCGTTGGGCCGCGGCGACCGGGGCGCAGGAACTGGCGGCGGACACGCCACGGGCGCGGTCCCTGGAGCAGCAGGAGGCCGACCGGGAGAAGGCGGCGAAGGCGAAGCTGGACGAGATCCGCCGCAGCCTCGGCTGACGGGCCCCTCCTGCGACTCGGGCGGGGCGACGGCGCGCGCCGCCCCGCCCTCGTCAGGCGCCGGAGCGCTTGAAGATCTTGCTACCCAGCCACACCAGCGGGTCGTACTTGCGGTCGACCACGCGTTCCTTGAGCGGGATCAGCGCGTTGTCGGTGATCTTGATGTGCTCGGGGCAGACCTCGGTGCAGCACTTCGTGATGTTGCAAAGCTCGACGCCCGCGGCGTGCTTGGTCATGGGCACGCGGTCGAGGTCGTCCTTGGGGTGCATGTCCAGGCCCGCCAGGCGGATGAAGAACCGCGGCCCGAAGAACTCGTGCTTCTTCTGCGCGTCGCGCAGCACGTGGCAGACGTCCTGGCACAGGAAGCATTCGATGCATTTGCGGAACTCCTGCAGGCGGTCCACGTCCTGCTGCGCCATGCGGAACTCGCCGCGGGCGGCCTCCGCTTTCGTCATGGGCGCGGGCGTGAAGGGCGGGATGCGCTTGTTCACCTCGTAGTTCCAGGCGACGTCGGCCACGAGGTCCTTCACGTGCGGGAAGGCCTTGATGGGCGCCACGCTCACGGGGCGCGTGGGGTCCAGCGTGTCGATGCGGGTCATGCACATGAGCTTGGGGACGCCGTTCACCTCGGCGCTGCAGGATCCGCATTTTCCCGCCTTGCAGTTCCACCGCACGGCAAGGTCGGGCTCGCTTCGCGCCTGGATCTGGTGCACGGCGTCGAGGACGACCATGCCCTCCTCGTTCTCCACCTCGTATTCGCTGTAGAGGCCCGCGCCGCGCGAGCCGCGGAAGATCCGGAAGCGGACGGTGCGCGGGATGTCCTTCTCGGGCTTGCGGGGCGCCATGCCGGAGTCTCCCGTCGGGCGAAGCGGGGCTTCGGGGGGGTGCGTCGCGCGCACCTCGGAGACGCGGCCGCTCACGGGGTCGCCTCCAGGCTTGCCACCTTCTCGAGCGGCGCCTCGATGATCTCGCGCGCCTCCGGGGCCCATTCGGGAAGCGGCGCGAGTTCGATCTCCATGCCCTTGGCGCCGCGCCGGCAGACGACGTTCACCGCGGCCCAGCGGCCCTTGTCGGTGTGCGGGAAGTCGTCGCGCGTGTGGGCCCCGCGGCTCTCCTCGCGCGTGAGCGCCGAGCGGGCGATGGCCTCGGCGCAGACGAGAAGGTGCGAAAGGTCGAGGGCGGCGTGCCACCCCCCGTTGTACTGGCGGTTGCCGGGGGCGCGCACGTTGGCCGCCCGCCGTTTGAGCGCCTCGATCCGCGCGATGGCCGTCTCGAGCTCCTCGCGGGTGCGGATCATGCCGACGAGGTCCTGCATGAGGCCCTGGAGCTCCTCCTGGAGCGCAAAGGGGTTCTCGCCGGCGTCGCGCTCCAGCGGCGCGACGGCCGCTCCAAGCGCGGAGGCGACCTCGGCAGGGTCGGGGGCAGCGCCCGCGTTGCGTTTGGCAAACGCCGCCGCGTGCTCGCCCGCACGCTTGCCGAACACGAGAAGGTCGGAGAGCGAATTGCCGCCCAGCCGGTTGGCCCCGTGGAGGCCGGCCGCGCATTCGCCGGCTGCAAAGAGGCCCGGCACACGGGTCATGGCGGTCTCGGCGTCCACGCGGATGCCGCCCATGTGGTAGTGCATGGTGGGGCCGATCTCCATGGGCTCTCCGGTGATGTCCACGCCGGCGAGCTCCTTGAACTGGTGGTACATGGAGGGCAGCTTGCGCTTGACGTAGTCGGGATCGCGCCAGCTGATGTCGAGGTAGACGCCGCCGCGCGGCGAGCCGCGGCCGGCCTTCACCTCGGCGCGGATGGCCCGGGCGACCTCGTCGCGCGTGAGGAGCTCGGGCGGGCGTCGCGCGTCGCGGTCGCCCTCCAGCCATCGTTTGGCCTCCTCCTCGGTATCCGCCGTCTCCTTGCGGAAGAGTTCGGAGATGTAGCGGAACATGAAGCGCTCGCCCGTGGCGTTGCGGAGGATCCCCCCCTCGCCGCGGACGCCCTCCGTCACGAGGATGCCGCGCACCGACTTGGGCCAGATCATGCCGGTCGGGTGGAACTGGACGAACTCCATGTCCTGAAGCTCGGCGCCCGCCTCGTACGCGAGCGCCTGCCCGTCGCCCGTGTACTCCCAGGAGTTCGAGTTGATCGCGTAGCACTTGCCCACGCCGCCGGTGGCAAGCACGACCGCGGGCGCGCAGAAAAGGACGAAGCGCCCGGTCTCGCGCTCGTACGCGAGGCACCCGGCGATGCGGCCGTCGCGGACGAAGAGCTTCACCACGGTGTGCTCCATGAAGACGTCGATCCCGCTGTGCACGCCCTTGTCCTGGAGGGTCCGGATGATCTCGAGGCCGGTGCGGTCGCCCACGTGGGCAAGGCGCGGGTACGCGTGGCCGCCGAAGTTGCGCTG encodes the following:
- a CDS encoding fumarate reductase/succinate dehydrogenase flavoprotein subunit; this encodes MTAGAAARDGRGYATRAFDVVVVGAGGAGLRAAIESSARGARTALVCKSLLGKAHTVMAEGGAAAALRNVDARDNPKVHFRDTMRGGKFLNHWRMAWIHAHEAPERIRELERWGAVFDRSKDGWINQRNFGGHAYPRLAHVGDRTGLEIIRTLQDKGVHSGIDVFMEHTVVKLFVRDGRIAGCLAYERETGRFVLFCAPAVVLATGGVGKCYAINSNSWEYTGDGQALAYEAGAELQDMEFVQFHPTGMIWPKSVRGILVTEGVRGEGGILRNATGERFMFRYISELFRKETADTEEEAKRWLEGDRDARRPPELLTRDEVARAIRAEVKAGRGSPRGGVYLDISWRDPDYVKRKLPSMYHQFKELAGVDITGEPMEIGPTMHYHMGGIRVDAETAMTRVPGLFAAGECAAGLHGANRLGGNSLSDLLVFGKRAGEHAAAFAKRNAGAAPDPAEVASALGAAVAPLERDAGENPFALQEELQGLMQDLVGMIRTREELETAIARIEALKRRAANVRAPGNRQYNGGWHAALDLSHLLVCAEAIARSALTREESRGAHTRDDFPHTDKGRWAAVNVVCRRGAKGMEIELAPLPEWAPEAREIIEAPLEKVASLEATP
- a CDS encoding succinate dehydrogenase/fumarate reductase iron-sulfur subunit, coding for MAPRKPEKDIPRTVRFRIFRGSRGAGLYSEYEVENEEGMVVLDAVHQIQARSEPDLAVRWNCKAGKCGSCSAEVNGVPKLMCMTRIDTLDPTRPVSVAPIKAFPHVKDLVADVAWNYEVNKRIPPFTPAPMTKAEAARGEFRMAQQDVDRLQEFRKCIECFLCQDVCHVLRDAQKKHEFFGPRFFIRLAGLDMHPKDDLDRVPMTKHAAGVELCNITKCCTEVCPEHIKITDNALIPLKERVVDRKYDPLVWLGSKIFKRSGA